A single Eleginops maclovinus isolate JMC-PN-2008 ecotype Puerto Natales chromosome 5, JC_Emac_rtc_rv5, whole genome shotgun sequence DNA region contains:
- the spag5 gene encoding sperm-associated antigen 5, with translation MIMVEALVQQLDAARSNGCAFAGPAPSDLREKQVQTDHTELSQTTMYRDLYLEALNRIGELQLELDGSSLPDLTQCMQDMRVTMASLSGDTDAALSNMKQIGDFVREDHQSLVSHYGQMKSLLEKTKMTQTKMMQKVKDALHQREDMRAQMEEAFTAKEAAFSAMEQLRTHCASEISELERMVGSQQELLAALNQTYPEQVALNKAYTELLDSASDVLFTTMEEHSSLMKELSTVRGLLQKSAPILLMLNEKAGSALRERDEHLSARDQAVEEREQIEDKLNQANMNLQTAGEQIGDLNLQVTILTSEMGVLRQKLTAREDESGLLERQVTELSATISSTLASYTFLEQALAAESTKLQESWKDIQQAEDRANQLEMSLGQSEQRVFELSQALAQSEEQLGQLQVLSQSQRVQIQQLQEVCTQLSGVREMNEFLQMENEFAREQMAESERTLSTNLQALRQRNIQCEDMKEEISQLQSEKRSLHEELETTKSRAGATQLELGQKLAHAVTEITLLHHTLRGLTNELHTALNDQEPQKDEVSQQVDRVERRHPSCSFVDSIMVALAAEKEEDGTTEAPPGSDTADPAWEALFSETSAFTRIDAVTPKKQSNAAEFDPEEDQSNAAELLADLGSTVTELISNVKLLQQRKDAQLEELHSTISGLQVEQQSANNRHEAEASALKLKLSHLNSLCEKGNQALQQKAQDEKTMKMLMSEVLETQEILNKHKIESNELRKQVVELRCSLQESQVESQYLRVELGKAGSQSANPAQLMEEKIQLLREVERLKLSLQEMEKSRVQLCDRAKRHEFIHQTNQQKIEKELQMLNKMITKVRETLKSLPVFVKNCEQLQKLIDYIG, from the exons ATGATCATGGTGGAGGCTCTTGTGCAGCAGCTGGATGCAGCCAGATCAAATGGATGTGCTTTTGCAGGCCCAGCACCTTCAGACCTCAGGGAGAAACAAGTGCAGACGGACCACACTGAACTGAGTCAG ACCACAATGTACAGAGACCTATATTTGGAGGCTCTGAACAGGATTGGTGAGTTGCAGTTGGAGTTGGACGGGAGTTCTCTACCGGACCTCACCCAGTGTATGCAGGACATGCGGGTCACCATG GCTTCTTTGAGTGGTGACACGGATGCTGCACTCTCTAACATGAAGCAAATTGGAGATTTTGTCAGAGAGGACCATCAGAGCCTCGTTTCACAT TACGGTCAGATGAAGTCTCTACTTGAGAAAACAAAGATGACGCAGACAAAAATGATGCAGAAGGTCAAAGATGCTCTTCACCAAAGAGAGGACATGAGGGCACAGATGGAGGAGGCCTTCACAGCCAAGGAGGCG GCCTTCAGTGCGATGGAGCAGCTGAGGACTCACTGTGCCTCAGAAATATCCGAGCTGGAGAGGATGGTGGGGTCTCAGCAAGAACTGTTAGCTGCCCTGAACCAGACTTATCCAGAACAG GTTGCATTAAACAAGGCCTACACTGAATTGCTCGATTCTGCATCTGATGTTTTGTTCACAACCATGGAGGAGCATTCGAGTTTGATGAAAGAA CTCTCTACAGTCAGAGGCCTTCTGCAGAAATCAGCTCCGATCCTTCTGATGCTGAATGAGAAGGCAGGTTCTGCTTTGAGAGAGCGGGACGAGCATCTCTCTGCCAGAGACCAAGCTGTTGAAGAGCGAGAGCAG ATTGAAGATAAATTAAACCAAGCAAACATGAATCTCCAAACTGCCGGAGAACAGATTGGTGATTTAAATCTCCAGGTGACGATTCTGACCTCAG AAATGGGGGTGCTGCGTCAGAAGCTAACAGCAAGAGAGGATGAGAGTGGTCTCCTGGAGAGGCAGGTGACGGAGCTGTCTGCCACAATTTCCTCCACTTTGGCCTCCTACACCTTCCTGGAGCAGGCTCTTGCTGCAGAGAGTACAAA GTTGCAGGAGTCGTGGAAAGACATCCAGCAAGCCGAAGACAGAGCAAACCA GTTGGAGATGTCACTGGGTCAGTCAGAGCAGCGAGTGTTTGAGTTATCCCAGGCTCTGGCTCAGAGTGAGGAGCAGCTCGGTCAGCTGCAGGTCCTCTCACAGTCTCAGAGAGTGCAGATCCAGCAGCTCCAGGAAGTTTGCACACAGCTCAGTGGGGTGCGGGAGATGAACGAG TTCTTACAGATGGAGAATGAGTTTGCGAGGGAGCAGATGGCTGAGAGTGAACGGACTCTGAGTACCAACCTGCAGGCTCTCCGGCAGAGGAACATCCAGTGTGAAGACATGAAAGAAGAAATTAGTCAACTTCA GTCTGAGAAGAGGAGCTTGCATGAGGAGCTGGAAACTACAAAGTCCAGAGCCGGTGCCACTCAGCTGGAGCTCGGACAGAAACTGGCCCACGCAGTCACAGAAATCACTTTGCTGCATCACACACTGAGGGGACTGACCAATGAACTACATACTGCTCTCAATGACCAG GAACCACAGAAGGATGAAGTGTCTCAACAAGTCGACAGAGTGGAGCGTCGTCACCCCTCCTGCTCGTTTGTCGACAGCATCATGGTTGCACTAGCTGCTGAGAAGGAGGAAGACGGCACAACAGAGGCACCTCCTGGATCGG ACACGGCCGACCCTGCGTGGGAAGCTTTGTTCAGTGAGACGAGTGCCTTCACCCGCATTGATGCCGTCACCCCTAAAAAGCAAAGTAACGCAGCAGAGTTTGACCCCGAGGAGGATCAGAGCAACGCAGCGGAGCTGCTGGCTGACCTGGGCAGCACCGTCACAGAGCTGATCAGCAACGTGAAGCTGCTGCAACAGCGCAAAGACgctcagctggaggagctgcacagCACCAT CTCTGGCCTGCAGGTGGAGCAGCAGTCTGCAAACAACAGACATGAGGCTGAGGCATCTGCACTGAAGCTTAAGCTCAGCCATCTGAACAGCCTGTGTGAGAAAGGAAATCAGGCGCTGCAGCAGAAAGCTCAG GATGAGAAGACTATGAAAATGTTGATGTCAGAAGTTCTAGAGACCCAGGAAATTCTCAATAAACACAAGATTGAGAGCAAT gaACTTCGGAAGCAGGTGGTCGAGCTTCGTTGCTCTCTCCAGGAGTCACAGGTGGAGTCTCAATACTTGCGGGTAGAGTTGGGAAAAGCTGGTAGCCAATCAGCCAACCCGGCACAACtaatggaagaaaaaatccaATTGTTGAGAGAG GTGGAGAGACTGAAGTTGAGTCTTCAGGAAATGGAGAAGAGCAGAGTTCAACTCTGCGATAGAGCAAAAAGACAT GAATTCATCCATCAGACCAACCAGCAGAAAATTGAAAAGGAGCTGCAGATGTTGAACAAAATGATCACTAAAGTCAGAGAG ACTTTGAAGTCTTTGCCGGTGTTCGTGAAGAATTGTGAACAACTCCAAAAGCTCATTGACTATATCGGCTGA
- the foxe1 gene encoding forkhead box protein E1, which yields MTMPVVKVEKGSPAETQLSASNTQQPTEEQPRGRRRKRPLQRGKPPYSYIALISMAIANSPDRKLTLGGIYKFITERFPFYRDNSKKWQNSIRHNLTLNDCFIKIPREPGRPGKGNYWALDPNAEDMFESGSFLRRRKRFKRCDMSTYTSYVHETPVFSPVQIARSATYTNSVYNNMTVSPAYGQQLHSTYYPSASPPGFGPGQTRMFSINNIIGHQTPASMLAGQGPEVMQQPCRSFSPEGLPNGSSPCSLGAAAYQSQPCGGAVSSRSSTHPGFTYPVPNGHPHQHTHQAVYTQGHSQGYAATGRLPSSAHGSVEAGDHYGRVSPIQLGSFSQYNSAAGPIANTGGYLRHPTYPGNMDRFVSAI from the coding sequence ATGACAATGCCGGTGGTAAAAGTGGAGAAAGGCTCTCCAGCAGAAACACAATTGTCTGCGTCCAACACTCAGCAGCCGACAGAAGAGCAGCCCCGAGgccggaggaggaagagacctCTGCAGCGAGGAAAGCCTCCTTACAGCTACATCGCACTCATTTCCATGGCCATAGCCAACTCTCCTGACCGCAAGCTGACTTTGGGGGGCATCTACAAATTCATCACAGAGCGCTTCCCATTCTACAGAGACAATTCAAAGAAATGGCAGAACTCCATCCGCCATAACTTGACTCTCAATGATTGCTTTATCAAGATCCCTCGAGAGCCGGGGCGGCCAGGGAAGGGCAACTACTGGGCCTTAGACCCGAACGCAGAGGACATGTTTGAGAGCGGCAGCTTCCTGAGGCGCAGGAAGAGGTTTAAGCGCTGTGACATGAGCACCTACACCTCATATGTCCATGAGACACCAGTTTTCTCTCCTGTGCAGATTGCCAGATCAGCCACATATACCAACTCTGTCTACAACAACATGACAGTGAGTCCGGCGTACGGGCAGCAGCTGCACTCTACCTATTATCCCTCTGCATCTCCTCCTGGGTTTGGTCCTGGCCAAACCCGCATGTTCAGCATCAACAACATCATAGGACACCAGACTCCAGCCAGCATGCTCGCAGGTCAAGGGCCAGAGGTGATGCAGCAGCCCTGTCGCAGCTTCAGTCCTGAGGGGCTGCCAAACGGGTCTAGTCCCTGCAGCCTGGGAGCAGCGGCTTATCAGAGTCAACCGTGTGGAGGAGCTGTATCATCACGCTCCTCTACGCACCCGGGGTTCACCTACCCCGTGCCAAATGGTCACCCACACCAACATACACACCAGGCTGTGTATACACAGGGCCACAGCCAGGGGTATGCAGCAACTGGACGCCTCCCCTCCTCAGCACACGGGTCTGTGGAGGCCGGGGACCATTACGGCAGGGTATCCCCCATTCAGCTGGGCTCTTTCTCGCAGTATAACAGTGCTGCAGGGCCTATTGCTAACACTGGGGGTTACCTGAGACACCCAACATATCCAGGGAATATGGACAGGTTTGTGTCTGCTATCTGA